Genomic window (Bacteroidales bacterium):
TAAATGAAACCAAAGGTAAAACCAGATTGCCGGCTTTAGCCGTTGCCTAACTTTAATATAGCGCTACATCGTTTACAAGATTTTAATTGTGATTTATAGCAAAACATCGTTTACAAAGTGTGCCCCCATGGAGCAGCGCCGTCTATGGAACCTAACCTATAAAGTCTACCTATGTTCAGCTACCTGGCAACAACCGATTCTTTAATGCTGCCTTCGTAGAAGGCCAATAGCGATAGCAACAATTCGCCAGCCGATTCCTGCGCCTCGCAGAGCGCGCGATAAAATGCGGATTCTATATATCATTATGAATTTGGTGAATAATTATGTAAAATGCTAATGATTCTGATAACTAACAAGGAAGGAAGGGTAGCGAGGGCACAATATTTTTGAACCACAATAGGGACATAGAACACAATTGCCGGTAACCAGAGGTATGTTGCTCTTCTGCAATACCCAACCCTGAAAGGGTTCAAAGATAGTAGCCCCGGGCAGCGCCCGGGGTAGAATAGCACAAAACATTAAAGCGCTCCAACTGCTACCAAAGAATAGGGCAACAACCGTTGTTGGAGCGCAATGAACGAACCGGTAAATATCACATTATTCCCTATGACGAGGAATATATTCACCAAACGAAATATCTATCGCGCACTCTGACGAGGCGCCCAATAACCCGGGGGTGTTGCATCTCTATCGCTATATGCCCCTTATCGGGGCAAGAGGCGGGATATTCAGAGCATATAGGTTGAATTCAACGTTATAGATGAAAAACAACTATTGAAACATCCAATAATAATTTGATCTGTATATATCCGTGGCTATTATCAAAAAAATCAATCTTCCATTCGTGTACCTGTCCCGTCTAAAAGCGGGATTCGTGGCCATCTCATTAGTGCACCTGTCCCGTCTGAAAGCGGGATTCGTGGCCATCATTAATCCATTTCAAATCCGTGGCCATCCACAAACCAAAAAAAAGGGGCTGCACCCTTTGGCAACCCCTTTTCATATTCACTTTAAGATAAAATACTATTCGTATGCCGGGTCCTGCTTCAAGGATGGCTGAATGTCGAGCTGATCCTGCGGTAACGGCCAATAATCGTCACTTTCACTATTATAGGAAGCGCCCTTCATAAAGGTTCTGAACTGAACATCTTCTTGTATGTAATCGTTCAGCACATCTTCAGCAATACCCCAGCGCCGAAGCTGGAAGTAACGCAGCCCTTCGGTGGCGAACTCAAGGCGATGCTCCAGTCTTACAGCCTTTCTTGCTTCTTCTTGTGAATTAAATACAGGGGAATCTTCAGGATAAGGCTCAATGTTGTAATTGGCAGCATCTTCATCCCAGTTAATTTCGTCCTCTGTGGGTTGATCGCCCAGCTCATCGGTAGTAACACGACCTTTAACATAATCGCTGTTCTTTGCCCTCTCTCGTATCTTATTTACCAGCTGTCGGGCATAATCAAGTTCATTGTTTTCCACAGCAATTTCAGCCCTCCAAAGCAACACATGGCTATATCGATAGGCTCTAAAATTACGGGCATTTTTAAATCCTCCCCACTGGGTATAAGAACCGTCATTTTCCTCCAGATGCATGTATTTCTTGGTCATATATGGTCCACCGTTGGATTGAGAACGAATCCAAGCTCTGCCCTGATGAATGCCCCAACCAAGAAAATCAACACCACGACGTGCAATAGTCCAGTCTACACGCGGATCAAGTGGATGATCAGTAGGTTCAAAGGAGTCACCACTGGCTACAGCCATGTCATTGGCCAGATCGTCACGATCTTCCTTGTCCAATACCGGCAACCCTTCTGAAGTTGTTTGGAAAGCCTCAAAAAGATTCTGCGAAGGCTGAAAGAAACCCCAGCCCAAACCGGCAGCACCCGATTGATGAAATACGGCGCCTGTTAGGACAAGATAGTTAGCACTACTTGCATCTGCTGATACTTGTATCTCAAATATGGACTCTTCATTATTCTCAGTAGTAGCTTTATAATTGTCGTAATAGTTATCGACCAGAGCAAACTTGTTACTTCCGATAATATCATCTAGCAGTGTCTCGGCCTCGCCAAGCTCATTCTGAAACATATGGACATGGGCTTTAACAGCCATTGCAGCATATTTATGCGGTCGTCCCGGATCGCCCATAGGCGGGTTTTCCGGTAAATTGTCGATGGCATACTGAAGGTCAGCTTCTATTTCATCCCATCCCTCGGAATCGTTGGGTACCTCCTCAGGGGGCATACCCAATTCTTCTTCTGTTTTGACATAGGGAATCTTCTCAAAAATTCTGGTAGCTTTAAAATGATACCAAGCTCTTAAAAATTTAGCTTCAGCTTCAATTTCCGTAGCCCGGTTGTCAGAAATTGGATTATCTCCCTCCTGGGTTGTCCATAAAAAATTTAGTACATCATTGGTACGGGAAACTCCATTATAACAGTCACTCCATCTTGCAGACATATAAGGATTTGCTGGAAGTGTATTGTACCTCTCTACAGAATTAAAAGCACTCTGATCGCCATAAGAAGTACCTTTGTAAGTATTATCGGAGGCACAGTCTCCATAGGTCCAGTCGGTACCCAACGCACCCCCAAAATATGCATTACCGGGTAGCATGTCATAGGCACCAATCAAAAGACCTTCAACACCATCTTCGGTTTTCATAACCTCTCCAGCTGCTGTTCCCGTCGGTTGTTTATCAAGAAACTCTTCCTTGCAGGAATACAAGAATACAAATAATCCTGCTAATGTTGTGATTAATATTAAATTAATTATTCGCTTCATAGTTACAATTTTTTATTTTGTTTATAAACATCATGCTGTGAGAAAATTAAAGACCAAGGTTCACTCCAAACATGATTCTTTGAGATGTTGGCCAGGCACCACGATCTATGCCTTTATTAATTCCTGAAGTATTCACTTCCGGATCCAGTCCAGAATAATTGGTTATGGTAAAGAGGTTGGTTGCCTGTCCGTAAATCACAATATTTCTGAAAGCCTCCCCTGGAAACAGAGTACTTAAATCGTAGCTAATACGCAAGTTCTGCATGCGCAGATAAGATGCATCTTCCATAAAATAGGTATTTGGATATTGGCTACCGATATCATCAAACTCTGCCTTTGGCATGGCTGCATTTTCGTTATTATCCAGATAAGGACTTCCCCAGGATTCATACAGCCTTCTGTGACTGCGATTCCCCAAAAATTGCTCAAAATCAATCCAACGTCTCACGTAATTGACCATATCGTTGCCATAGCTTGTATATAAACGGGTGCTTAAACGAAATCCTTTATAAGTCAGACTGAAATTCAACCCTGCTGTAAAATCAGGGTGCGGATCGCCAATATAGGTTCGG
Coding sequences:
- a CDS encoding RagB/SusD family nutrient uptake outer membrane protein, with amino-acid sequence MKRIINLILITTLAGLFVFLYSCKEEFLDKQPTGTAAGEVMKTEDGVEGLLIGAYDMLPGNAYFGGALGTDWTYGDCASDNTYKGTSYGDQSAFNSVERYNTLPANPYMSARWSDCYNGVSRTNDVLNFLWTTQEGDNPISDNRATEIEAEAKFLRAWYHFKATRIFEKIPYVKTEEELGMPPEEVPNDSEGWDEIEADLQYAIDNLPENPPMGDPGRPHKYAAMAVKAHVHMFQNELGEAETLLDDIIGSNKFALVDNYYDNYKATTENNEESIFEIQVSADASSANYLVLTGAVFHQSGAAGLGWGFFQPSQNLFEAFQTTSEGLPVLDKEDRDDLANDMAVASGDSFEPTDHPLDPRVDWTIARRGVDFLGWGIHQGRAWIRSQSNGGPYMTKKYMHLEENDGSYTQWGGFKNARNFRAYRYSHVLLWRAEIAVENNELDYARQLVNKIRERAKNSDYVKGRVTTDELGDQPTEDEINWDEDAANYNIEPYPEDSPVFNSQEEARKAVRLEHRLEFATEGLRYFQLRRWGIAEDVLNDYIQEDVQFRTFMKGASYNSESDDYWPLPQDQLDIQPSLKQDPAYE